The following are from one region of the Arachis duranensis cultivar V14167 chromosome 10, aradu.V14167.gnm2.J7QH, whole genome shotgun sequence genome:
- the LOC107471472 gene encoding uncharacterized protein LOC107471472, giving the protein MDSSSISSNDVVSKESMVDPFLVEALQNPRHRLTILRMELDIQRFLNNADQQHFEFPHFPSSYLRLAAHRVAQHYGMQTMVQDTGLDGQGSKILVRKLAESKYPVVRLSEIPAKQLENDKSEHKKIVIRPRPSKTSLNEASEAGTKGNTLRSVEERKEEYDRARARIFSSSRSFDSGDTSSPVPTDVKNSLIIKDENEASKIPMADPERCNSVRDISSTRVAILRDREKDRSDPDYDRSYGRYARNMPTSAVNMVPFNLPKAQPSFAQYDATFNPLGQMPQTQASLGYGPPSSPMMNPFAANGLNQTARDVAYVQWPSAAMMYAHSYDQFRHAVFQAPFGQQPLSFDYSQNY; this is encoded by the exons ATGGATTCATCGTCTATTTCCAGCAACGACGTCGTTTCGAAGGAGTCAATGGTTGACCCCTTCTTGGTGGAGGCTCTGCAGAACCCTCGCCACCGTCTCACCA TTTTGCGAATGGAGCTGGATATCCAGAGGTTTCTAAACAATGCTGATCAGCAGCATTTTGAGTTCCCACATTTCCCTTCGTCCTATCTCAGATTGGCTGCACACAGAGTTGCTCAACACTATGGTATGCAGACAATGGTTCAAGACACTGGCTTAGATGGCCAGGGAAGTAAAATTCTGGTGAGAAAATTAGCAGAAAGCAAGTATCCTGTggttcgcttatctgaaatacCTGCTAAGCAGTTGGAAAATGATAAATCGGAGCACAAAAAAATTGTCATTAGACCTAGGCCTTCTAAAACTAGTTTAAATGAAGCCAGTGAAGCTGGGACAAAAGGAAACACACTGAGAAGTGTGGAAGAGAGAAAGGAGGAATATGATCGGGCTCGAGCACGTATTTTCAGTAGCTCTAGAAGCTTCGACTCAGGGGATACATCATCCCCAGTCCCCACAGATGTAAAAAATTCTCTCATCATTAAGGATGAGAATGAAGCTAGCAAGATCCCAATGGCTGATCCAGAAAGATGCAACAGTGTCAGGGACATTAGTTCTACCCGAGTTGCCATTTTGCGAGATAGGGAAAAGGATCGTAGCGATCCAGATTATGATCGTAGCTACGGAAG GTATGCTAGGAATATGCCGACATCTGCTGTTAACATGGTGCCTTTCAATTTGCCAAAAGCTCAACCTTCATTTGCTCAATATGATGCTACTTTTAATCCGTTGGGCCAGATGCCACAAACTCAGGCTTCACTTGGCTACGGTCCTCCGTCAAGCCCAATGATGAATCCTTTTGCTGCCAACGGATTAAATCAAACAGCTAGGGATGTTGCTTATGTACAATGGCCAAGTGCTGCAATGATGTATGCACATTCATATGACCAATTTAGGCATGCTGTTTTCCAG GCTCCGTTTGGTCAACAGCCGTTGAGCTTTGACTATTCACAAAACTACTAG
- the LOC107471418 gene encoding LOW QUALITY PROTEIN: transcription factor MYBC1 (The sequence of the model RefSeq protein was modified relative to this genomic sequence to represent the inferred CDS: deleted 2 bases in 1 codon) → MREEDSNWFARWEDELPPPEELMPLSQTLITPDLAIAFDIPSPHTPTAAARHPNHPEPPPPPPPTTTATATTFXXXXXXXXXXXXPSPSHQQQPSSGGDFADSGDLGSGAAGEEPARTLKRPRLVWTPQLHKRFVDAVAHLGIKNAVPKTIMQLMSVDGLTRENVASHLQKYRL, encoded by the exons atgagggaAGAAGATTCAAACTGGTTTGCCAGATGGGAAGACGAACTACCTCCGCCGGAGGAACTCATGCCCTTATCGCAAACCCTAATCACACCCGATCTTGCCATCGCCTTCGACATCCCCAGTCCTCACACCCCAACCGCCGCCGCC CGCCACCCCAACCACCCCGAACCaccacctccaccaccaccaacaaccACAGCAACCGCAACCACCTTCNNNNNNNNNNNNNNNNNNNNNNNNNNNNNNNNNNACCCTTCCCCCTCGCATCAGCAACAACCCTCCTCCGGCGGCGACTTCGCCGACTCCGGCGATCTTGGCTCCGGCGCCGCCGGTGAGGAGCCAGCCAGAACCCTCAAGAGGCCCCGCCTCGTTTGGACCCCACAGCTCCACAAGCGCTTCGTCGACGCCGTCGCACACCTCGGAATCAAGAACGCGGTTCCGAAGACCATAATGCAGCTCATGAGCGTTGACGGCTTGACCCGAGAGAACGTCGCCAGCCACCTCCAGAAGTACCGCCTC